A genomic window from Candidatus Thermoplasmatota archaeon includes:
- the rlmB gene encoding 23S rRNA (guanosine(2251)-2'-O)-methyltransferase RlmB: MKREIIVGLNPVLEAIAAGRPVRRVLVSRESDRDRIADLARRRRIPVEFVTKRRLDEIYGGPHQGILAIAAPRGYARLSDVLEGARGRGEDPFLVLLDGVEDPHNLGAVARTALAAGAHGIVVPEREAAGISPGAHKASAGALARIPVVLAVNLATAIRELKRENVWIGVAEASGKPWDEVSFTGPLALVLGGEARGVRKLPASLADFSVALPMRAGESLNVSVAAGILFYERMRQQRAKGKGQGSVRKG; the protein is encoded by the coding sequence ATGAAGCGCGAGATCATCGTGGGCTTGAACCCCGTCCTCGAGGCCATCGCGGCGGGTCGGCCCGTGCGGCGCGTGCTCGTGTCGCGCGAGAGCGACCGGGACCGCATCGCCGATCTCGCCCGCCGTCGCCGCATCCCGGTCGAGTTTGTGACGAAGCGCCGCCTGGACGAGATCTACGGCGGCCCGCACCAGGGAATCCTCGCCATCGCGGCGCCGCGGGGGTACGCGCGCCTGTCCGACGTGCTGGAGGGGGCAAGAGGGCGGGGCGAGGACCCCTTCCTCGTTCTCCTCGACGGCGTGGAGGACCCGCACAACCTCGGCGCCGTGGCGCGGACGGCGCTTGCCGCCGGCGCGCACGGCATCGTTGTCCCCGAGCGGGAGGCGGCGGGAATCTCGCCCGGGGCGCACAAGGCAAGCGCGGGTGCGCTCGCGCGCATCCCGGTCGTGCTCGCGGTGAACCTGGCGACCGCGATCCGGGAGCTCAAGCGCGAGAACGTCTGGATCGGCGTGGCCGAGGCGTCGGGGAAGCCGTGGGACGAGGTTTCCTTCACGGGGCCCCTTGCGCTTGTCCTGGGCGGCGAGGCGCGCGGCGTGCGGAAGCTTCCCGCAAGCCTGGCGGACTTCTCGGTGGCCTTGCCCATGCGCGCGGGGGAATCGCTCAACGTGAGCGTGGCCGCGGGGATCCTGTTCTACGAGCGGATGCGCCAGCAGCGGGCCAAGGGGAAGGGGCAGGGCTCGGTTCGGAAGGGATGA